A stretch of Camelina sativa cultivar DH55 unplaced genomic scaffold, Cs unpScaffold00517, whole genome shotgun sequence DNA encodes these proteins:
- the LOC104773321 gene encoding hepatoma-derived growth factor-related protein 2 — translation MGKHRKRDADLEDDTPSSASSSSSFSSYSSYESDSSSRKRRKKQRERRESDGGSYEREKRRKREKEKKRKKMERRERKRRDMKKKRRSKKRDYESDSESQSGSDDPISDEESSQDEPETVVKEMLLEFPNVGSDLKQLLKMIDDGQAVDIKGISESALKKRLKKLFLSLKLKERGDRVFLLPPGASPSLDLVGHLIKGGEEEVEKNCDDSVPLKKTEKVLADENDLGSNSADDDVAGPKKRVIGPAMPSAELLAAAAKLTEAQAELREAELAEDSEYFIGPAPPAVVAEVASSNEAERFEEVTRIMEAEPDSPYDVLGVNHNMAADNMKKRYWKLSLLVHPDKCSHPQAQEAFVLLNKAFKELQDPEKRKAMDDKIKLKEEQEAFKAELRSMQEAAQWRRSQGISMEGDAELLAATEVKPIPKRDEWMTTLPPERKVGVAVQQSTTFSRNAREGRGDTTAWTDTPMDKAERAKMNYLEAYNKASALASNEGENMKRSMDAELVDKYNKEKRAKSLVEKHKEESTSSSSRLKKKTKLSSSKEKTEKDEWVGKHPWKPWDRENDLTAGRQKVKLDAEGMAEGLASKFSSGNFQRSFL, via the exons ATGGGTAAGCATAGGAAGAGAGATGCTGATTTGGAAGACGATACTCCATCTTCAGcatcgtcgtcttcgtctttcTCGTCATACAGCTCCTACGAGTCTGATTCGTCTTCTAGAAAACGGAGGAAGAAGCAAAGGGAGCGGCGGGAAAGTGACGGAGGAAGttatgagagagagaagcggaggaagagagagaaggagaagaagaggaagaagatggagaggagggagagaaagaggagagatatgaagaagaagaggaggagcaaGAAGCGTGATTATGAGTCTGATTCTGAGTCACAGTCTGGTTCTGATGATCCCATCTCTGATGAAGAGAGTTCACAGGATGAGCCTGAAACTGTGGTAAAAGAGATGCTTTTGGAGTTTCCTAATGTTGGCAGTGATTTGAAACAG CTTTTGAAAATGATAGATGATGGGCAAGCGGTTGATATAAAGGGTATTTCCGAGAGCGCTTTGAAGAAGCGGTTGAAGAagctgtttctttctttaaagcTTAAGGAACGTGGTGATAGAGTCTTTTTATTACCACCAGGTGCTTCTCCTTCTTTAGATTTGGTGGGGCATCTTATAAaaggcggagaagaagaagttgagaaaaactGTGATGATTCTGTCCCATTAAAGAAGACTGAAAAGGTTTTGGCAGATGAGAACGATTTAGGATCGAATTCagctgatgatgatgttgcTGGTCCAAAGAAAAG GGTGATTGGACCTGCAATGCCATCCGCTGAGTTACTTGCTGCTGCAGCAAAGCTAACAGAAGCTCAAGCTGAACTTAG AGAAGCTGAGCTAGCAGAAGATTCAGAATATTTCATTGGACCTGCTCCACCAGCTGTTGTTGCAGAAGTTGCATCATCTAACGAGGCAGAGCGATTTGAAGAG GTGACCCGGATTATGGAAGCTGAACCTGATAGTCCATACGATGTCTTAGGAGTAAATCACAATATGGCTGCTGATAATATGAAGAAGAG GTACTGGAAGCTGTCTCTTCTTGTTCACCCAGACAAATGTTCTCATCCCCAAGCCCAGGAAGCTTTCGTTTTACTGAATAAAGCTTTCAAGGAATTACAAGATCCAGAAAAG AGAAAAGCAATGGATGACAAGATTAAACTTAAAGAGGAACAAGAGGCATTTAAG GCTGAATTACGCTCAATGCAAGAAGCAGCACAATGGAGAAGATCTCAAG GCATATCAATGGAAGGTGATGCAGAGCTGCTGGCAGCAACTGAGGTTAAACCTATACCTAAAAGAGATGAGTGGATGACCACCCTTCCGCCTGAAAGAAAG GTTGGAGTGGCCgtgcaacaatcaacaacattTAGCAGAAATGCTAGAGAAGGACGCGGAGACACTACAGCTTGGACAGATACTCCTATGGACAAAGCTGAAAGAGCAAAGATGAA TTACTTGGAGGCATACAACAAGGCGAGTGCGCTTGCATCAAACGAAGGGGAAAATATGAAAAGAAGCATGGATGCTGAGCTTGTGGACAAGTataacaaagagaaaagagCAAAGTCTCTGGTAGAGAAGCACAAAGAAGagtctacttcttcttcaagccgtctgaagaagaagacgaagttgtcttcatcaaaagaaaaaaccgaAAAGGACGAGTGGGTGGGGAAACATCCGTGGAAGCCATGGGACCGTGAGAACGACCTCACTGCCGGGAGACAGAAGGTGAAACTTGATGCTGAGGGTATGGCTGAAGGTTTGGCGTCCAAGTTTTCTTCTGGGAATTTCCAAAGAAGCTTTCTTTGA